A region of Salinibacter sp. 10B DNA encodes the following proteins:
- a CDS encoding type 1 glutamine amidotransferase, protein MHLALIDASLGTPHAKRNFQREVDATLTIYDANEGEIPPPIGHPEPVETDDGPIQSFDGVIISGSQSSVYDDNRPWIQPLSRWVEGAIADDVPLLGVCWGHQLLAQILGGTVKGGSYELGYVEVTQETEDPIWTNIPNPFTVFATHSDHVVEMPPGATLLASNETGVQAFRHEQVYTVQFHPEYDRQTATAMIHSKTTLSEDEVQAALDTCTDANVEAARPAKRIFDNFLDHVESSSTPA, encoded by the coding sequence ATGCACCTCGCTCTGATCGACGCCTCCCTCGGCACGCCCCACGCAAAGCGTAACTTCCAGCGCGAGGTCGACGCGACGCTCACGATATACGACGCCAACGAGGGCGAAATTCCGCCTCCCATTGGCCATCCGGAACCGGTGGAGACGGATGACGGCCCCATTCAATCGTTCGACGGCGTGATCATCAGCGGTTCGCAGTCGTCCGTCTATGACGACAACCGACCCTGGATACAACCTCTGAGCCGGTGGGTTGAGGGAGCAATTGCCGATGACGTTCCCCTCCTCGGCGTGTGCTGGGGACACCAGCTCCTGGCACAGATTCTGGGCGGAACGGTAAAGGGAGGATCCTATGAGCTCGGCTACGTAGAGGTGACGCAGGAGACGGAGGATCCCATCTGGACGAACATCCCGAATCCGTTCACCGTCTTTGCCACGCATTCCGACCACGTGGTGGAGATGCCTCCTGGGGCCACCCTCCTCGCCTCGAATGAAACCGGTGTGCAGGCCTTTCGGCACGAACAGGTGTACACCGTCCAATTCCACCCGGAGTACGACCGACAAACCGCCACGGCCATGATTCACTCAAAGACAACGCTCTCCGAAGACGAGGTGCAGGCTGCCCTCGACACCTGTACGGACGCGAACGTGGAGGCTGCTCGGCCTGCCAAGCGCATCTTCGACAACTTCCTTGATCACGTGGAATCTTCTTCCACGCCTGCGTAA
- a CDS encoding SWIM zinc finger family protein — translation MTIPTLTRDTIEANTSGGSYERGQEYFADGAVRSLKRTDDHTLKAQVQGSDVHPYLVTIKFSEDDISTVQCTCPYHGGSWCKHIVAVLLKTLAVDEVPLDESAEVSDLVHELNRRELVRLLERLVEQDPDLLDEIRDEHARLTRD, via the coding sequence ATGACCATCCCGACCCTCACACGCGACACAATTGAGGCGAATACGTCCGGCGGCTCGTATGAGCGCGGCCAGGAATATTTTGCCGATGGTGCTGTCCGTTCCCTGAAGCGCACCGACGACCATACCCTGAAAGCTCAGGTGCAAGGGAGCGACGTACACCCCTACCTCGTCACAATCAAATTCAGCGAGGACGACATCAGCACGGTACAGTGTACGTGTCCGTACCATGGAGGCAGTTGGTGTAAACACATTGTCGCCGTACTGCTCAAAACCTTGGCTGTAGACGAGGTGCCCCTGGACGAATCCGCCGAAGTGAGCGATCTCGTCCACGAGCTTAATCGACGGGAACTGGTGCGCCTCCTAGAGCGGTTGGTCGAACAGGACCCCGACCTTCTGGACGAAATTCGGGACGAGCACGCACGCCTGACCAGAGATTAG
- a CDS encoding cytidine deaminase: protein MTHSPAFSSLRQTAQSLTTRAHVPFSGTPTAALLLLDNGEWIPGVRVESASYSLTLPALLNAFTTAVALERAVDVAAFVLSRPFRREEGLYVEELPHGPYEAWAEDIWIKSDYAADETLPVPTDALAPTRETDAILDAESGLDEVRTLFERAYVPSSHFPVAALIETTDGSRIPGVNVEHPDWGRILCAERNALGTVHSYALNDIRRLFLSCKHDADGTPCGACRQLLAELAPESILWMDRHDDAPAQTTVSDLLPGSFRGRALLDDH from the coding sequence GTGACGCATTCCCCGGCTTTCTCCTCCTTGCGCCAAACGGCACAGAGTCTCACCACCCGAGCGCACGTGCCGTTTTCGGGCACCCCGACGGCCGCCCTGCTGCTACTCGACAATGGGGAGTGGATTCCGGGCGTGCGGGTGGAAAGTGCGTCATACTCGCTCACCCTACCGGCGCTCTTGAATGCCTTCACCACAGCAGTGGCCCTCGAGCGCGCCGTGGATGTCGCCGCCTTCGTCCTGTCGCGCCCCTTTCGACGCGAAGAAGGACTGTACGTGGAGGAACTGCCCCACGGCCCCTATGAGGCTTGGGCCGAGGACATATGGATCAAGAGTGACTACGCTGCCGACGAGACCCTCCCCGTGCCCACCGATGCTCTCGCTCCCACCCGGGAGACGGACGCGATTCTCGACGCCGAGTCTGGCCTCGACGAGGTGCGGACGCTCTTTGAGCGGGCCTACGTTCCGTCGTCTCACTTTCCGGTTGCTGCTCTCATCGAGACAACCGACGGCTCCCGCATCCCCGGCGTGAACGTTGAGCATCCGGACTGGGGACGCATTCTCTGTGCCGAGCGGAACGCGCTGGGCACCGTGCACTCCTACGCGCTCAACGACATCCGCCGCCTCTTTCTTTCCTGCAAGCACGACGCCGACGGCACGCCCTGCGGGGCTTGTCGTCAGCTCTTGGCGGAACTTGCCCCTGAATCGATCCTATGGATGGATCGTCACGACGATGCGCCCGCCCAAACGACCGTCTCCGATCTCCTTCCCGGCTCGTTCCGGGGCCGGGCCCTCCTCGACGACCATTGA
- a CDS encoding calcium/sodium antiporter — protein MLLSSLLFFVGLLILYFGAEGLVQGASSLALQYGIPPVVVGLTVVALGTSMPEFLVNFFAVFADESSLALGNIIGSNISNVALILGSCALVLPLTVTPEILQREYPVMFGVMVLFYVCALDGVIGTADGLVMVLLLFGLGGFLFYETHQTDTAAMLEQVEGELEDADPTMSGWAKFGYVFGGMAGLALGAHLMVDSAVTIAQRLGIATGIIGLTAVALGTSLPELAASMVSAAKSESDLSVGNVMGSNVLNVLFVVGLISIAQPLEVDPRSLRIDFPVMLGFCGLLLPLTWTNYRISRVGGTLLLVSFFGYMTFLMLPYL, from the coding sequence ATGCTTCTCTCCTCGCTTCTCTTCTTTGTCGGTCTTCTCATTCTGTATTTCGGCGCCGAGGGACTCGTCCAGGGCGCCTCCAGCCTGGCGCTGCAGTATGGCATTCCGCCCGTCGTGGTCGGCCTCACCGTCGTGGCGCTGGGCACCTCTATGCCGGAGTTTTTGGTCAACTTCTTTGCCGTCTTTGCCGACGAGTCCTCCCTCGCTCTTGGCAACATTATCGGCTCCAATATCTCGAATGTGGCCCTCATCCTGGGCAGTTGCGCGCTGGTCCTCCCCCTTACCGTCACCCCCGAAATCCTACAGCGAGAGTACCCGGTCATGTTCGGGGTGATGGTCCTCTTCTACGTCTGTGCCCTGGACGGCGTCATCGGAACAGCCGACGGTCTCGTGATGGTCCTCCTGCTCTTCGGCCTCGGGGGCTTTCTCTTCTACGAGACGCACCAAACCGATACCGCCGCTATGCTCGAACAGGTGGAGGGAGAGTTAGAGGACGCGGACCCGACCATGTCGGGATGGGCAAAGTTCGGCTACGTGTTCGGGGGAATGGCCGGGCTTGCCCTAGGCGCCCATCTCATGGTGGACAGTGCCGTCACAATCGCTCAGCGGCTCGGCATCGCCACGGGCATCATCGGCCTCACCGCCGTCGCGCTCGGCACGAGCCTGCCTGAACTTGCCGCCTCGATGGTGAGCGCCGCGAAAAGCGAATCGGACCTGTCGGTGGGCAACGTCATGGGCAGCAACGTGCTGAACGTGCTGTTCGTGGTCGGCCTCATCTCGATCGCGCAACCGTTGGAGGTCGACCCCCGGTCGCTTCGCATCGACTTTCCGGTCATGCTTGGCTTTTGCGGCCTCCTGCTCCCCCTCACCTGGACGAACTACCGGATTTCCCGTGTCGGCGGCACCCTCCTTCTGGTGAGCTTCTTCGGCTATATGACCTTCCTTATGCTTCCGTATCTGTAA
- a CDS encoding S8 family peptidase has translation MSAFVRPDVRLLGSGAAILLALLLFASPSHAAHLAPDGSSPPDKYWILLSERPDRPAEKPTWTAPVSSAYLSCLRAIGVRPVVHSRWLHAVSAYLSPDQRSAVAALSFVQEIRPVASGRSQVSAISPRPPRRALFPPRPDTLQLGASRGPLSRMNAIAPMERGLDGHGVTIGFLDAHFRGLRHAAFASLRRDDRMLALRNFTEGAQGGNHGSAVASVTVGSAPGTLLGPAHGAEVLGATTEYTPSETNAEEDYFVAGLEWLHRRGAQVVNVSIGYNTFDEGEHSYTPDDLDGDTGITTRAVDRAAQLGMTVVVSAGNSGCATPDSCWYYVNTPADADSAITVGAISPDSSLASFSSRGPTADGRIKPDVVVQGEQVTAAWNDAGFAQVGGTSFASPQVTAIVAQMLQLDPTLSPIAVRHFLRQTASQAHHPDNRKGWGIVNADAALRAVERHARATPPPALTINAPYPNPASDHLTIPVRAPATASSVRVTLQRPTGQTAVDQTIPVRPGPNWITLDLTGTSPGLYLYRVQGPQNIKSGTVALPSSR, from the coding sequence GTGTCGGCTTTTGTTCGTCCGGATGTACGTCTGCTCGGCAGCGGAGCGGCGATACTGCTGGCCCTCCTTCTTTTCGCCTCTCCGTCTCACGCCGCACATCTCGCGCCCGATGGGTCCTCCCCTCCCGACAAGTATTGGATCTTGTTGTCGGAGCGCCCGGATCGGCCTGCTGAAAAACCCACCTGGACGGCACCGGTCTCGTCGGCCTACCTGTCCTGCCTCCGAGCGATCGGCGTCCGTCCTGTCGTGCACAGCCGGTGGTTGCACGCCGTGAGCGCCTACCTGTCTCCCGACCAGCGATCAGCGGTAGCGGCTCTTTCCTTCGTGCAGGAGATCCGTCCCGTCGCCTCCGGCCGATCCCAGGTGTCCGCCATCTCGCCCCGCCCTCCCCGCCGTGCTCTCTTTCCTCCTCGGCCCGACACCTTGCAACTGGGCGCCTCCCGCGGTCCCCTCTCGCGAATGAACGCCATCGCCCCGATGGAACGGGGCCTCGACGGGCACGGCGTGACGATCGGCTTCCTGGATGCTCATTTTCGGGGACTCCGCCACGCCGCGTTCGCCTCTCTGCGCCGAGACGACCGGATGCTCGCCCTCCGCAACTTTACAGAGGGCGCACAGGGCGGGAATCATGGCTCGGCCGTGGCGTCGGTGACGGTCGGATCTGCTCCGGGCACGCTTCTGGGGCCGGCCCACGGGGCGGAGGTGCTGGGCGCCACGACCGAGTATACCCCTTCCGAGACGAACGCCGAGGAAGACTACTTCGTGGCGGGCTTGGAATGGCTGCATCGACGCGGCGCGCAGGTCGTCAATGTCTCGATCGGCTATAACACGTTCGACGAGGGCGAACACAGCTACACGCCCGACGACCTGGACGGCGACACGGGCATTACCACGCGGGCCGTGGACCGGGCCGCCCAGCTCGGCATGACGGTGGTCGTGAGTGCCGGCAACAGCGGCTGTGCCACCCCCGACTCGTGTTGGTATTACGTAAACACGCCGGCGGACGCCGATTCGGCCATCACCGTGGGCGCCATCTCCCCTGACTCCTCCCTCGCTTCGTTTAGCTCGCGGGGCCCAACGGCAGACGGACGCATCAAACCGGACGTGGTGGTGCAGGGCGAACAGGTGACCGCCGCCTGGAACGACGCCGGGTTTGCTCAGGTCGGGGGAACCTCGTTCGCAAGCCCCCAGGTTACCGCCATTGTCGCACAGATGCTCCAACTCGACCCAACCCTCTCGCCCATTGCGGTGCGGCACTTCCTCCGGCAGACGGCCTCGCAGGCACACCATCCGGACAATCGGAAGGGATGGGGCATCGTAAACGCGGATGCAGCCCTCCGGGCCGTGGAGCGCCACGCCCGGGCAACGCCGCCCCCTGCCCTAACAATCAACGCGCCGTATCCCAATCCGGCGTCCGACCACCTTACAATCCCTGTACGTGCCCCCGCCACTGCCTCCTCCGTCCGCGTTACGCTGCAACGCCCAACCGGGCAAACGGCAGTCGATCAAACGATCCCCGTCCGCCCCGGACCCAACTGGATTACACTGGACCTCACTGGAACGTCCCCGGGCCTTTATCTTTACCGGGTGCAGGGCCCTCAGAATATCAAGAGCGGTACGGTCGCCCTCCCCTCGTCGCGTTGA
- a CDS encoding M20 family metallopeptidase, with product MLSSVSPTHQQELPDAVAESMAGEQSLAQVLVTIRRHLHMYPEVGMNEHETSRFIRQTLEGYGLDVHGPIAGTGLYVDIEGEGTGGCVGYRADIDALPAQDQKRVSYRSQTPNVAHLCGHDAHTAVGMGVALVLHANRDQLPGRARVFFQPNEEGLPSGAPLMIRSGVLEGLDAVYAIHVDPTLDVGRYGLMVGPVTASSDRFDVRVRQEGTGHSARPHEGVDTVWVASQLMNQFYQMADRITDPRMPAIFTVTKMAGGEAHNVIPEEASFGGTLRTVSPEDRKTIRDYMHEAAQRMGTLHDAHIELDFQDGAPPVINDEAAVNNIERTIKDAFGEQAIHQIQQSSMGGEDFAHYLKHVPGAFIRVGTASGPETSFPLHHHRFDIDETPLAPTARLMARVLMNHLEDRLTEDVAPAQSDFSASDNGTAKNARS from the coding sequence ATGTTGTCTTCCGTTTCTCCCACACATCAGCAGGAACTCCCTGACGCCGTTGCCGAATCGATGGCGGGCGAGCAGTCGCTAGCCCAGGTCCTCGTGACAATCCGGCGCCACCTCCACATGTACCCGGAGGTGGGAATGAATGAGCACGAGACCTCCCGTTTCATTCGACAGACGCTCGAAGGCTACGGGCTGGACGTGCACGGTCCCATTGCTGGGACCGGCCTCTACGTGGACATTGAGGGCGAGGGCACCGGGGGATGCGTGGGCTACCGAGCCGATATCGACGCACTGCCGGCCCAGGATCAAAAGCGTGTCTCCTACCGCTCCCAAACCCCAAACGTCGCTCATCTCTGCGGGCACGATGCGCACACCGCCGTCGGCATGGGCGTAGCACTCGTGCTGCACGCCAACCGGGACCAGTTGCCCGGGCGAGCCCGCGTCTTCTTCCAGCCCAACGAGGAGGGCCTCCCCAGCGGTGCGCCCCTCATGATCCGCTCCGGAGTGCTGGAGGGGCTCGACGCAGTGTACGCCATTCACGTGGATCCGACGCTGGACGTAGGCCGCTACGGGCTCATGGTGGGCCCCGTCACAGCGTCGTCCGACCGCTTTGACGTTCGCGTGCGCCAGGAGGGCACCGGCCACTCTGCCCGTCCCCACGAGGGCGTCGACACCGTCTGGGTGGCCTCTCAACTCATGAACCAGTTCTACCAGATGGCCGACCGCATTACGGATCCGCGCATGCCGGCCATCTTCACGGTGACCAAGATGGCCGGAGGCGAGGCCCACAATGTGATTCCGGAAGAGGCCTCGTTCGGCGGCACGCTCCGCACGGTCAGCCCGGAGGATCGCAAAACCATCCGCGACTACATGCACGAGGCGGCCCAGCGCATGGGAACCCTCCACGACGCCCACATCGAGCTCGACTTCCAGGACGGAGCTCCGCCGGTCATCAACGACGAAGCAGCGGTAAACAATATTGAGCGCACGATCAAGGATGCCTTCGGCGAGCAGGCCATCCATCAGATTCAACAGTCGAGCATGGGGGGCGAGGACTTTGCCCACTATCTCAAGCATGTGCCGGGCGCCTTCATTCGGGTCGGAACCGCCTCGGGACCGGAGACGAGCTTTCCCCTCCACCACCACCGCTTCGACATTGACGAAACGCCCCTGGCCCCCACTGCCCGGCTCATGGCCCGGGTGCTCATGAACCACCTGGAGGATCGACTGACGGAAGACGTGGCCCCTGCCCAGTCAGACTTTTCTGCATCCGACAACGGAACTGCCAAAAACGCCCGGTCGTGA
- a CDS encoding GRAM domain-containing protein — MANRYVGTEAVGGRLFLTDQHVRFEPHSANVQTSTWKAPLSDIREVEATRTFGFLPNGVVLKLTSGEAEQFATWNRDAWCEAMRSFLDEREE; from the coding sequence TTGGCGAATCGCTACGTTGGAACCGAAGCCGTTGGGGGACGGCTCTTTCTGACCGATCAACACGTCCGGTTCGAACCCCACTCCGCAAATGTGCAAACGTCCACCTGGAAAGCACCGCTCTCGGACATTCGAGAGGTTGAGGCCACTCGAACGTTTGGCTTTCTTCCGAACGGAGTTGTTCTGAAGTTGACGTCCGGAGAAGCTGAGCAGTTTGCGACGTGGAACCGGGACGCGTGGTGCGAAGCCATGCGGTCATTCCTCGACGAGCGGGAGGAGTAG
- a CDS encoding lamin tail domain-containing protein, with translation MTCRLLLFLSFLFLPWIAYGQTAPDSGAVVLNELQYAPPDGRSEFIELYNRSESAVNLARLEIADATQDYTTVASSDTLLAPGGYVVLVEDTALFASAFPDTDAVVPPDWPALNNGGDEVLLRDGRSGIHIDAVSYDPSWGGDDGHSLERIDPNGPSDRASNFGSSTAERRATPAAKNSIFALDTTPPSLQRARPMVEGDSVVAHFSEPVDATSIAASAFHLNAPTAPTIANATVNDTAASVVHLRLGRSLSDGTYALVATNVTDHQGNVRAETRASFQYFDPDVPAPADLVVTEILYAPPSRGTEFIEIYNRSNKTVDAGALAVADENRNFRPVAPPLTPLRPDSHAVVVRNAEAFETAFPESDFHTPPGWDALNNGGDTVVLRHTSSDTKLDAVAYAPSWGGEDGHSLERLDPAGPSAAFNFGTSTANAGATPGRRNSRYDPDESAPTPLFAEQVAKQRIEVTFSEPVRASSITPQAFTLKSTSVSQATLVDDSVAVLTVSGAPAGPSLRVEAVQDRVHNTLEAASLPLALRPAPGDVVLNEILFDPRTDDFDNRPNQVEYVEVHNNTLRSLTLHGLFVTDQPTENGTADTLWTPRRVALPPNGYGVVAAAPTGTLRPDASQLARAFPEAPLTGDSTAYLPVDAARLGLNNDGDLVRLHRADGTIIAEITYSSDWHAAGLEDPNGTALERISPTGRAAAPDNWTSSPAPAGGTPGAPNAVSLASTEDPSAPGLQIAPSPFSVERDGATRIRYTLDGVPNLVRVRIFDARGRKVRTLEDARLTGPTGELVWNGRNEAGHRVRVGVYVVLLEAVRAGEGVVSQFKAPVVVARPLN, from the coding sequence ATGACCTGTCGTCTCCTCCTCTTCCTCTCGTTCCTATTTCTCCCTTGGATCGCCTACGGCCAGACCGCTCCCGACTCGGGGGCCGTCGTTCTCAACGAGCTCCAGTATGCTCCCCCCGACGGAAGAAGCGAGTTCATCGAACTCTACAACCGATCCGAGAGCGCCGTTAATCTCGCCCGTCTGGAGATTGCCGACGCCACCCAGGACTATACGACCGTCGCCTCATCCGATACCCTCCTCGCTCCCGGCGGGTACGTCGTGCTTGTAGAAGATACAGCCCTCTTTGCCTCTGCATTTCCAGACACCGATGCCGTTGTCCCACCCGACTGGCCCGCCCTCAACAACGGCGGCGACGAGGTACTCCTTCGTGATGGCCGATCGGGGATCCATATCGACGCGGTCTCCTACGATCCGTCGTGGGGTGGGGACGACGGTCATTCGCTCGAACGCATTGATCCGAACGGTCCGTCCGACCGCGCAAGCAACTTCGGATCATCGACCGCAGAGCGACGGGCAACCCCGGCCGCTAAGAACAGCATTTTTGCGCTCGACACGACGCCCCCCTCCCTCCAGCGAGCGCGGCCCATGGTAGAGGGGGATTCGGTAGTCGCCCACTTTTCTGAGCCCGTGGACGCTACCTCGATTGCGGCATCGGCCTTTCACCTGAACGCCCCGACGGCCCCGACGATTGCGAACGCAACGGTGAACGACACCGCGGCCTCGGTCGTGCATCTCCGGCTGGGGCGATCGCTTTCGGATGGCACGTATGCGCTGGTCGCAACGAACGTGACGGACCACCAGGGGAACGTGCGGGCAGAGACCCGTGCCTCCTTCCAATACTTTGATCCCGACGTGCCCGCTCCCGCCGACCTCGTCGTGACCGAGATTCTGTACGCTCCCCCCTCTCGTGGAACCGAGTTCATCGAAATCTACAATCGCTCCAACAAGACGGTGGACGCAGGGGCGCTCGCGGTCGCTGATGAGAACCGTAATTTCCGTCCCGTTGCTCCTCCCCTCACGCCCCTCCGCCCCGACTCGCACGCTGTGGTTGTCCGCAACGCTGAGGCGTTCGAGACGGCCTTTCCCGAAAGTGATTTTCACACTCCTCCTGGGTGGGATGCCCTCAATAACGGCGGGGACACCGTTGTTCTTCGTCACACTTCCTCAGACACCAAACTTGACGCAGTGGCCTATGCCCCCTCGTGGGGAGGAGAGGATGGACACTCCCTGGAACGCCTCGATCCAGCCGGCCCCTCTGCTGCCTTCAATTTCGGAACGTCCACAGCCAACGCAGGCGCTACCCCTGGCCGCCGCAACAGCCGGTACGACCCGGACGAGTCCGCCCCCACTCCACTCTTTGCCGAGCAGGTGGCAAAGCAGAGAATAGAAGTCACCTTCTCCGAGCCGGTCCGTGCCTCGTCGATCACCCCACAGGCCTTCACCCTCAAATCAACAAGCGTCTCGCAAGCTACGCTCGTTGACGACTCCGTGGCCGTGCTCACCGTATCCGGCGCGCCCGCTGGTCCGTCCCTCCGAGTAGAAGCCGTCCAGGACCGGGTTCACAACACCCTGGAGGCAGCCTCCCTCCCTCTTGCCCTGCGTCCGGCCCCAGGAGACGTCGTCCTCAACGAGATTCTGTTCGATCCGCGCACGGACGACTTCGACAACCGCCCCAACCAGGTCGAATACGTGGAGGTGCACAACAACACCCTCCGGTCGCTGACCCTGCACGGACTCTTTGTAACGGACCAGCCCACCGAAAATGGCACCGCCGACACGCTTTGGACCCCCCGCCGCGTGGCGCTGCCTCCGAATGGGTATGGGGTCGTGGCCGCTGCCCCTACGGGCACCCTCCGTCCCGATGCTTCCCAGCTTGCCCGCGCTTTTCCTGAGGCGCCGCTCACAGGCGACTCGACAGCCTACCTTCCAGTTGACGCCGCCCGGCTCGGGCTCAACAATGACGGAGACCTCGTGCGACTGCACCGGGCGGACGGGACGATCATTGCAGAGATAACGTACTCCTCCGACTGGCACGCTGCCGGACTGGAGGACCCGAACGGAACGGCACTCGAACGCATCAGCCCTACAGGCAGGGCCGCAGCACCAGACAACTGGACCAGCAGCCCAGCCCCCGCGGGCGGTACTCCCGGTGCCCCCAACGCCGTATCGCTCGCCTCGACCGAAGACCCGTCGGCTCCCGGCCTTCAAATCGCGCCGAGCCCGTTTTCGGTGGAGCGAGACGGGGCGACGCGCATTCGGTATACTTTGGACGGAGTGCCCAATCTGGTGCGGGTCCGCATTTTCGACGCCCGAGGCCGGAAGGTACGAACCCTGGAAGATGCTCGACTGACGGGACCGACGGGCGAACTGGTGTGGAACGGGCGCAATGAGGCCGGACACCGGGTGCGCGTCGGAGTCTACGTGGTCCTCTTGGAAGCTGTACGGGCCGGAGAAGGGGTCGTCTCTCAGTTCAAGGCTCCGGTGGTCGTGGCCCGCCCCTTGAATTGA
- a CDS encoding iron-sulfur cluster assembly accessory protein, producing MATATETASETPIDISPNAAKEIRKIIRKKNIPDGYGLRVGVKGGGCSGMSYVLGFDKKREKDQEFEIDGITVYMDQRHGLYLMGTQINYHDGLNARGFTFENPNATETCGCGASFAA from the coding sequence ATGGCTACTGCTACGGAGACCGCTTCGGAGACCCCGATTGACATTAGCCCGAATGCCGCGAAGGAGATTCGAAAGATCATTCGCAAGAAAAACATTCCGGACGGATACGGACTTCGCGTGGGCGTGAAAGGGGGAGGCTGCTCCGGTATGAGCTATGTCCTCGGCTTCGATAAGAAGCGCGAAAAGGACCAGGAGTTTGAGATTGACGGAATCACCGTCTACATGGACCAGCGCCACGGGCTCTATCTCATGGGAACACAGATTAACTACCATGATGGCCTAAACGCCCGCGGTTTCACCTTTGAGAACCCCAATGCCACCGAGACGTGCGGCTGCGGGGCCAGCTTTGCGGCGTAG